The sequence CGGTGGCGGGGGCGGCCGTCGCCGGGATCGTCGTCGGGCGTCTCACCGCCCGGAAGCGCTGACCTCCGGCCTCCCGGAATTTCCGACGAGGGCGACGCCCCCGCAGAACCCGTTCTGCGGGGGCGTCGCACGTGCTGGCACGGACATTTCGTCCTGACCGGCACATAACCGGAAACAGATCCCCTGTTTAGGGAGGCCGAGGCGGGTACACCGGGGGTCATGCTCAACCCCCCAACGGGTCAACCCCCAGAAGGAGCGATCACATGACTGGGCCGATCGCCCAGCAGACTTCGGGCAGCAATGTCGTGCAGCGCGGCGGTTCCGGCAGCGGCCTCGCCGACGTGGTCGACCTGATCCTGGAGAAGGGTCTGGTCATCGACCTGTACGCGCGGGTCTCGCTGGTGGGAATCGAAATCCTCACGATCGACGTGCGGATCGTCGTCGCCAGTGTCGACACCTACCTGCGGTTCGCCGAGGCGGTGAACCGTCTGGACATCGCTCACGACGGCACCTCGCAGGGTCTGCCGGAGTTCGTTGGCGGCATGCAGGAGTCCGGCGCCAAGAAGAAGACGCGCGGCGCCCTGGAAGGGGCGCAGGACCGGCTGAAGGAGACCTTCGGCGGCGGCTCCGACGAGGACGAGGACGACAAGCAGCCCGCGCGGCGCCGTTCGTCGCGCAAGAAGGAGGACGAGGAAGAATGAGCACGCCTCAGACCCCCGGCGGCTCTGAGGCCGGGAACCGGATCCCGCAGTACGTGTACGGGGTGACCCGGTCGGGCGTGGCGCTGCCACCGGACCTGGCCGGGCTGGACGACGGGACGGTGTCGCTGGTCGAGGACGGCGGTGTGGCCGCCGCGGTCGTCAGCGACCTGCCGGCCGACCGGGCCCTGGGCGAGCGCGCCGACCTGGTGGCGCACCAGCGGGTGCTGAACGCGCTGGTCGACGCCGGGACCGTGGTCCTGCCGTTCCGGTTCGGGGCGGCGCTGGCCGACCGCGACGCGGTGGAGAAGGAACTGCTGGCCGGCAACTCCGACCGCTTCGGGCAGGTCCTGGACCAGCTGGAGGGCCGCGTCGAGCTGCGCGTCAAGGGCACCTACGTCGAGGACGCGGTGCTGCGGGAGATCATGCAGAACGACCCGGAGGT is a genomic window of Actinomadura citrea containing:
- the gvpJ gene encoding gas vesicle protein GvpJ; translated protein: MTGPIAQQTSGSNVVQRGGSGSGLADVVDLILEKGLVIDLYARVSLVGIEILTIDVRIVVASVDTYLRFAEAVNRLDIAHDGTSQGLPEFVGGMQESGAKKKTRGALEGAQDRLKETFGGGSDEDEDDKQPARRRSSRKKEDEEE
- a CDS encoding GvpL/GvpF family gas vesicle protein, whose amino-acid sequence is MSTPQTPGGSEAGNRIPQYVYGVTRSGVALPPDLAGLDDGTVSLVEDGGVAAAVVSDLPADRALGERADLVAHQRVLNALVDAGTVVLPFRFGAALADRDAVEKELLAGNSDRFGQVLDQLEGRVELRVKGTYVEDAVLREIMQNDPEVAELAQRLREVPADAADAVYYDRVRLGELIAQSMQRLRESDEQVLLDGAASAAEAFTRKTPAREEDVLDASFLVRADRRAAFEEAVEKLGQEHGDRIRIRLIGPLPPYDFVPEA